In Prunus dulcis chromosome 1, ALMONDv2, whole genome shotgun sequence, the following are encoded in one genomic region:
- the LOC117616167 gene encoding TORTIFOLIA1-like protein 2 isoform X1, which translates to MKRHAHVKGRGPTRVNTQQVVFELKHKVVCALNKLADRDTYQIGVEELEKMAECLTPEGIAPFLSCILDTDSEQKSAVRKECIRLVGTLVRYHEGLVGLHLGKMVASIVKRLKDPDSVVRDACVETLGVLASKLSNNTGEGDGVFVVLVRPLFEALGEQNRQVQSGSALCLARVIDNSHDPPVSILQRMLNRTIKLLKNPHFMAKPGIIELNRSIIQAGGAPTQNVLSAAMASIQESLKSNDWTTRKAACIALGEIASGGGSFLGSFKASCVRSLESCRFDKVKPVRDTVLQALQCWKSLPGSDTSEPSEAGSSIKENFCGGDYSDITSASESGRKDITLKKAVTGSTKSRIPLSMKKTCPSYVENHQRSNEDDWHIEIAVPKTHNASLSEFNNEESEGSSITKTLERTSTDFTSTQDIGYEYVPMDEKQECSSGSNLVTDDLEAKFVTGSHSSDKGGLQKPVGRNQRFAAEEISSEKQMYSERIHDRRSLDSTVTESGSHSPHGCCSQMANEVVCIRKQLVEIETKQSNLMDLLQVFTSGIMDSLSMLQTRVVGLEHVVDGLAQNFVHRGEHSNLATSKLMKQSQPVHSPRLSTSTPRPSIDVRNRQPSLLSVKHSDIWEENTFGRSQANSSAKQSTETWSNAKVKLTRNPTGKDIRKIPGQGTQRIGNSQTRTDAMFSSASSTKVRQNVVESKNSLWKQVKGFLCEGDLDSAYVEALCSGDEIVLVELLDGTGPVLECLSPKTASGVLSILASYLLEQRFINTIIPWLQQIADLSTTHGPNYLGLSAKAKQEFLSSIQEAVNMEFSNPSERRSVTQFAVKLHHLWGKAT; encoded by the exons ATGAAGAGACATGCACATGTTAAAGGTAGGGGACCCACAAGAGTCAATACGCAACAGGTGGTTTTTGAGTTAAAACACAAGGTGGTTTGTGCACTGAACAAACTTGCTGATCGAGATACTTACCAAATAGGCGTTGAGGAACTTGAGAAGATGGCCGAGTGCTTAACCCCAGAAGGGATTGCTCCATTTCTGTCTTGTATTTTGGATACAGATTCAGAACAAAAGAGTGCAGTTCGAAAGGAATGTATTAGACTGGTCGGTACATTAGTGAGATATCATGAGGGGCTTGTTGGGCTGCATCTTGGTAAGATGGTTGCCAGCATTGTTAAGCGATTAAAGGACCCAGACTCTGTTGTGAGAGATGCATGTGTGGAGACTCTGGGTGTTTTGGCTTCAAAATTGAGTAATAATACAGGTGAGGGTGATGGAGTCTTTGTTGTCTTAGTAAGGCCACTTTTCGAAGCTCTGGGTGAACAAAACAGGCAGGTGCAGTCGGGTTCAGCATTGTGTTTAGCTAGGGTCATTGACAATAGTCATGATCCTCCAGTTTCAATTCTGCAGCGTATGTTGAACCGAACAATAAAGTTGTTAAAAAATCCACATTTCATGGCGAAGCCAGGAATTATTGAATTGAACAGAAGTATTATCCAG GCAGGGGGTGCTCCAACACAAAATGTTCTCTCTGCTGCAATGGCTAGCATTCAAGAATCTCTCAAGAGTAATGACTGGACAACACGCAAAGCTGCATGCATAGCGTTAGGGGAAATAGCTTCAGGTGGTGGATCCTTCTTGGGCTCTTTTAAGGCTTCCTGCGTTCGTTCCCTTGAATCTTGTCGCTTTGACAAG gTGAAACCAGTTAGGGATACGGTCCTGCAGGCTCTACAGTGCTGGAAAAGTCTTCCAGGATCAGATACTTCTGAACCTTCAGAAGCTGGATCTTCCATAAAAG AGAATTTCTGTGGAGGTGACTACAGTGATATCACTAGTGCTAGTGAATCTGGACGGAAGGATATCACACTCAAGAAAGCTGTTACTGGCTCAACCAAGAGCAGGATTCCTTTGTCTATGAAAAAAACATGTCCAAGTTATGTGGAAAATCATCAACGTTCCAATGAAGATGATTGGCATATTGAAATTGCAGTTCCAAAAACCCACAATGCTTCTTTGTCTGAATTTAACAATGAAGAATCTGAGGGTAGCTCTATTACAAAGACTTTAGAACGGACGAGCACAGATTTTACAAGCACACAGGACATTGGATATGAATATGTGCCTATGGATGAAAAGCAAGAGTGTTCATCTGGGTCCAATCTTGTCACGGATGACCTTGAGGCGAAGTTTGTTACAGGTTCTCATAGCAGTGATAAAGGTGGTTTGCAGAAGCCAGTAGGAAGAAATCAGCGATTTGCAGCTGAAGAAATTAGTAGTGAGAAACAGATGTACTCTGAAAGGATACACGACCGTAGAAGTCTTGATTCAACCGTGACAGAATCTGGTTCCCATTCTCCACATGGATGCTGTTCACAAATGGCAAATGAAGTGGTTTGCATTAGAAAACAACTAGTGGAGATTGAAACCAAACAGTCCAACTTAATGGATCTTTTACAG GTCTTTACGTCTGGCATAATGGATAGCTTGTCCATGTTACAAACAAGGGTGGTAGGTCTAGAACATGTTGTAGATGGATTAGCTCAGAACTTTGTACACAGGGGGGAGCATTCCAATCTAGCAACCTCCAAACTCATGAAACAAAGCCAACCTGTGCATTCTCCAAGACTCTCCACAAGCACTCCTAGGCCATCTATAGATGTGCGCAACAGACAGCCTTCGTTGTTGTCAGTGAAACATTCTGATATTTGGGAGGAAAACACATTTGGCAGGAGCCAAGCGAACAGTTCCGCAAAACAAAGTACAGAGACATGGAGCAATGCTAAGGTGAAGCTTACCAGGAACCCTACTGGGAAAGACATTCGAAAAATTCCTGGGCAGGGAACACAAAGGATAGGTAATAGTCAAACAAGGACTGATGCTATGTTTTCTTCAGCTTCTAGTACTAAGGTGAGACAAAATGTGGTAGAAAGTAAGAATAGCCTCTGGAAACAAGTGAAAGGTTTTCTATGTGAAGGGGACCTAGACTCTGCATATGTGGAAGCTCTTTGTTCTGGTGATGAAATTGTTCTGGTTGAGCTTCTTGATGGAACTGGTCCAGTTCTAGAATGTTTGTCTCCTAAAACTGCCAGCGGTGTTCTGAGCATTTTAGCGTCATATCTCCTAGAACAAAGGTTTATCAATACCATAATTCCTTGGTTGCAGCAG ATAGCTGACTTGAGCACCACTCATGGACCAAATTACCTTGGTCTGTCTgcaaaag
- the LOC117616167 gene encoding TORTIFOLIA1-like protein 2 isoform X2, which produces MKRHAHVKGRGPTRVNTQQVVFELKHKVVCALNKLADRDTYQIGVEELEKMAECLTPEGIAPFLSCILDTDSEQKSAVRKECIRLVGTLVRYHEGLVGLHLGKMVASIVKRLKDPDSVVRDACVETLGVLASKLSNNTGEGDGVFVVLVRPLFEALGEQNRQVQSGSALCLARVIDNSHDPPVSILQRMLNRTIKLLKNPHFMAKPGIIELNRSIIQAGGAPTQNVLSAAMASIQESLKSNDWTTRKAACIALGEIASGGGSFLGSFKASCVRSLESCRFDKVKPVRDTVLQALQCWKSLPGSDTSEPSEAGSSIKENFCGGDYSDITSASESGRKDITLKKAVTGSTKSRIPLSMKKTCPSYVENHQRSNEDDWHIEIAVPKTHNASLSEFNNEESEGSSITKTLERTSTDFTSTQDIGYEYVPMDEKQECSSGSNLVTDDLEAKFVTGSHSSDKGGLQKPVGRNQRFAAEEISSEKQMYSERIHDRRSLDSTVTESGSHSPHGCCSQMANEVVCIRKQLVEIETKQSNLMDLLQVFTSGIMDSLSMLQTRVVGLEHVVDGLAQNFVHRGEHSNLATSKLMKQSQPVHSPRLSTSTPRPSIDVRNRQPSLLSVKHSDIWEENTFGRSQANSSAKQSTETWSNAKVKLTRNPTGKDIRKIPGQGTQRIGNSQTRTDAMFSSASSTKVRQNVVESKNSLWKQVKGFLCEGDLDSAYVEALCSGDEIVLVELLDGTGPVLECLSPKTASGVLSILASYLLEQRFINTIIPWLQQIADLSTTHGPNYLGLSAKAKQEFLSSIQEAVNMEFSNPSERRSVTQFAVKLHHLWG; this is translated from the exons ATGAAGAGACATGCACATGTTAAAGGTAGGGGACCCACAAGAGTCAATACGCAACAGGTGGTTTTTGAGTTAAAACACAAGGTGGTTTGTGCACTGAACAAACTTGCTGATCGAGATACTTACCAAATAGGCGTTGAGGAACTTGAGAAGATGGCCGAGTGCTTAACCCCAGAAGGGATTGCTCCATTTCTGTCTTGTATTTTGGATACAGATTCAGAACAAAAGAGTGCAGTTCGAAAGGAATGTATTAGACTGGTCGGTACATTAGTGAGATATCATGAGGGGCTTGTTGGGCTGCATCTTGGTAAGATGGTTGCCAGCATTGTTAAGCGATTAAAGGACCCAGACTCTGTTGTGAGAGATGCATGTGTGGAGACTCTGGGTGTTTTGGCTTCAAAATTGAGTAATAATACAGGTGAGGGTGATGGAGTCTTTGTTGTCTTAGTAAGGCCACTTTTCGAAGCTCTGGGTGAACAAAACAGGCAGGTGCAGTCGGGTTCAGCATTGTGTTTAGCTAGGGTCATTGACAATAGTCATGATCCTCCAGTTTCAATTCTGCAGCGTATGTTGAACCGAACAATAAAGTTGTTAAAAAATCCACATTTCATGGCGAAGCCAGGAATTATTGAATTGAACAGAAGTATTATCCAG GCAGGGGGTGCTCCAACACAAAATGTTCTCTCTGCTGCAATGGCTAGCATTCAAGAATCTCTCAAGAGTAATGACTGGACAACACGCAAAGCTGCATGCATAGCGTTAGGGGAAATAGCTTCAGGTGGTGGATCCTTCTTGGGCTCTTTTAAGGCTTCCTGCGTTCGTTCCCTTGAATCTTGTCGCTTTGACAAG gTGAAACCAGTTAGGGATACGGTCCTGCAGGCTCTACAGTGCTGGAAAAGTCTTCCAGGATCAGATACTTCTGAACCTTCAGAAGCTGGATCTTCCATAAAAG AGAATTTCTGTGGAGGTGACTACAGTGATATCACTAGTGCTAGTGAATCTGGACGGAAGGATATCACACTCAAGAAAGCTGTTACTGGCTCAACCAAGAGCAGGATTCCTTTGTCTATGAAAAAAACATGTCCAAGTTATGTGGAAAATCATCAACGTTCCAATGAAGATGATTGGCATATTGAAATTGCAGTTCCAAAAACCCACAATGCTTCTTTGTCTGAATTTAACAATGAAGAATCTGAGGGTAGCTCTATTACAAAGACTTTAGAACGGACGAGCACAGATTTTACAAGCACACAGGACATTGGATATGAATATGTGCCTATGGATGAAAAGCAAGAGTGTTCATCTGGGTCCAATCTTGTCACGGATGACCTTGAGGCGAAGTTTGTTACAGGTTCTCATAGCAGTGATAAAGGTGGTTTGCAGAAGCCAGTAGGAAGAAATCAGCGATTTGCAGCTGAAGAAATTAGTAGTGAGAAACAGATGTACTCTGAAAGGATACACGACCGTAGAAGTCTTGATTCAACCGTGACAGAATCTGGTTCCCATTCTCCACATGGATGCTGTTCACAAATGGCAAATGAAGTGGTTTGCATTAGAAAACAACTAGTGGAGATTGAAACCAAACAGTCCAACTTAATGGATCTTTTACAG GTCTTTACGTCTGGCATAATGGATAGCTTGTCCATGTTACAAACAAGGGTGGTAGGTCTAGAACATGTTGTAGATGGATTAGCTCAGAACTTTGTACACAGGGGGGAGCATTCCAATCTAGCAACCTCCAAACTCATGAAACAAAGCCAACCTGTGCATTCTCCAAGACTCTCCACAAGCACTCCTAGGCCATCTATAGATGTGCGCAACAGACAGCCTTCGTTGTTGTCAGTGAAACATTCTGATATTTGGGAGGAAAACACATTTGGCAGGAGCCAAGCGAACAGTTCCGCAAAACAAAGTACAGAGACATGGAGCAATGCTAAGGTGAAGCTTACCAGGAACCCTACTGGGAAAGACATTCGAAAAATTCCTGGGCAGGGAACACAAAGGATAGGTAATAGTCAAACAAGGACTGATGCTATGTTTTCTTCAGCTTCTAGTACTAAGGTGAGACAAAATGTGGTAGAAAGTAAGAATAGCCTCTGGAAACAAGTGAAAGGTTTTCTATGTGAAGGGGACCTAGACTCTGCATATGTGGAAGCTCTTTGTTCTGGTGATGAAATTGTTCTGGTTGAGCTTCTTGATGGAACTGGTCCAGTTCTAGAATGTTTGTCTCCTAAAACTGCCAGCGGTGTTCTGAGCATTTTAGCGTCATATCTCCTAGAACAAAGGTTTATCAATACCATAATTCCTTGGTTGCAGCAG ATAGCTGACTTGAGCACCACTCATGGACCAAATTACCTTGGTCTGTCTgcaaaag